The proteins below come from a single Acinonyx jubatus isolate Ajub_Pintada_27869175 chromosome A1, VMU_Ajub_asm_v1.0, whole genome shotgun sequence genomic window:
- the CPLX2 gene encoding complexin-2, giving the protein MDFVMKQALGGATKDMGKMLGGEEEKDPDAQKKEEERQEALRQQEEERKAKHARMEAEREKVRQQIRDKYGLKKKEEKEAEEKAALEQPCEGSLTRPKKAIPAGCGDEEEEEEESILDTVLKYLPGPLQDMFKK; this is encoded by the exons ATGGACTTCGTCATGAAGCAGGCCCTTGGAG GGGCCACCAAGGATATGGGGAAGAtgctggggggagaggaggagaaggacccAGACGcgcagaagaaggaggaggagcgaCAGGAAGCACTgcggcagcaggaggaggagcgTAAGGCCAAGCATGCGCGCATGGAGGCTGAGCGTGAGAAGGTCCGGCAGCAGATCCGAGACAAG TACGGgctgaagaagaaggaagagaaggaggcagaggagaaggcagCCCTGGAGCAGCCCTGCGAGGGAAGCCTGACCAGGCCCAAGAAGGCTATCCCTGCAGGTTGcggggatgaggaggaggaagaggaggagagcatCCTGGACACGGTGCTCAAATACCTCCCCGGGCCACTGCAGGACATGTTCAAGAAGTAA